In one Alnus glutinosa chromosome 12, dhAlnGlut1.1, whole genome shotgun sequence genomic region, the following are encoded:
- the LOC133851666 gene encoding protein METHYLENE BLUE SENSITIVITY 1-like isoform X1 has translation MTGKAKPKKHTAKEIALKIDAATTNRGGGKAGQADRSGIEKGGHAKLECPHCKVTAPDVKSMQIHHDAKHPKIGFDESKLNNLHATVATNSADSSKPRPGIRGSHKN, from the exons ATGACGGGAAAGGCTAAGCCAAAGAAGCACACAGCCAAGGAGATCGCGCTGAAGATCGACGCGGCGACGACGAATCGGGGCGGCGGAAAGGCCGGGCAAGCGGACCGTTCGGGCATAGAGAAGGGCGGACACGCCAAGCTGGAGTGCCCGCACTGCAAGGTGACGGCGCCGGACGTGAAGTCTATGCAGATCCACCACGACGCCAAGCACCCGAAGATCGGCTTCGACGAGTCCAAGCTCAACAATCTTCACGCCACGGTCGCCACCAATAGCGCCGACTCCTCCAAGCCCCGCCCCGGCATCCGAGGCAGCCACAAGAA ttAA
- the LOC133851666 gene encoding protein METHYLENE BLUE SENSITIVITY 1-like isoform X2 produces MTGKAKPKKHTAKEIALKIDAATTNRGGGKAGQADRSGIEKGGHAKLECPHCKVTAPDVKSMQIHHDAKHPKIGFDESKLNNLHATVATNSADSSKPRPGIRGSHKK; encoded by the coding sequence ATGACGGGAAAGGCTAAGCCAAAGAAGCACACAGCCAAGGAGATCGCGCTGAAGATCGACGCGGCGACGACGAATCGGGGCGGCGGAAAGGCCGGGCAAGCGGACCGTTCGGGCATAGAGAAGGGCGGACACGCCAAGCTGGAGTGCCCGCACTGCAAGGTGACGGCGCCGGACGTGAAGTCTATGCAGATCCACCACGACGCCAAGCACCCGAAGATCGGCTTCGACGAGTCCAAGCTCAACAATCTTCACGCCACGGTCGCCACCAATAGCGCCGACTCCTCCAAGCCCCGCCCCGGCATCCGAGGCAGCCACAAGAAGTGA